The nucleotide window GATGGTTTTTGCACCAATGGTTTATGCATCGATGGTTTTTGCACCGATGGTTTTTGCATCAATGGTTTTTGCACCAATGGTGTCTGCATCGATGGTTTTTGCACTGATGGTTTATGCACCGATGGTTTCTGCATCGCTGGTTTTTGCACTGATGGTTTCTGCATCGTTGGTTTTTGCACTGACGGTTTCTGCATCGATGGTTTTTGCACCGATGGTTGCTGCATCAATGGTTTTTGCACTAATGGTGTCTGCATCGATGGTTTTTGCAACGATGGTTTTTTCATCGATGGTTGCTGCATCGATGGTTTTTGCACTAATGGTTTCTTCATCGATGGTTTTTGCACCGCTGGTTGCTGCATCAATGGTTTTTGCACCGATGGTGTCTGCATCGATGGTTTTTGCACCGATGGTTGCTGCATCGATGGTTTTTGCACCGATGGTGTCTCGGCACTACAAATGCATTAGAAAAAAGGTCATGGAACATCAAATGATACTCAAGATCTAACTATTTAAGATTTACATTGAACTGAGGGATTGTTATTATTAGGGagatgctaacttgtgcccttatgATAcatgttagcatgacccttattATCATTAAGTTTCTTATCAATTAAGTTAGCAAGTGCCTTAAATGGTATATGTGATAATGAGTACTTTTGACACTTATGAACTCTCCCCGACATAATACTTTGTTTGTCCTAAAATAAAAGTTCTACAAAATGCAAGTTCAAAAGTCTATAGTTCACCATGCATTTAAGATTTGTGATCAATCAATGTGACTTTGTCAGAATTACAATGAACtacaataatttattaaaactaCACTCTGTAGATTATTCAACATTACCGTGGTTTACAGTAATTCTGACAATTCACCTTAATATCAAACatgtaataattaataatgaaataGTGGTACATACCTGTCAAAATGGGGATGAGCATGATAGTGATGTGCATGAGGAAGTGGAATATAAGCAGAAAGTGCAAGTTTACGTGCTGCTTCAGCTTGAGCTTTGAGAAAATCATCAAGCACAAGTCCAGCCTCAAGGCATGGAATAGTAATGGCGAAAGTAaccaagaaaataaatgcaatcTTAGTAGAACTTCCTGCCATTATTTTCCCCATGCCTATCTTTTGTGTGTTGATccctttatatatttattgtttgtgTTTATCTAATTCTTTTGTTTGCTTTTATACTTATAAATGTCAAGGTCTTGAGATTAATTTGGCAACCCTATACCAATCAAACCCAAGTTAATTTGGACCTTAGAATAATCCTTGGTTTGTGTTGTTTGATAGAGTATAAATTTAGGGATGGTTAAATAAACAATGGCATTCCTTGAAAGTTTGATGGGTTTGATTCTAAATTTAGCATTGGAAAAGGTAATCATAATCATTAATCCTTCCATGTGGACAAGATCATATTGTTACCATTAATCATTATAACTTTTTGTTTGACCATATTATTGTCCAAATGTATTGCCAATTTTCATGCCTTATTTTTGTGTGCGAGTGACAATTACGTGTTTAATTATTtctctccgttttaaaatgactGTTGTGTAAAGTttttcacataaattaaaaaagtaatgATATTGTCAAATGACATTACAATATtattaaagtgataaatttaCTATTTGTGTCTTTCTCACCATCATAAAtacaaattgaaaataatattttggaagtagtgtGCTCGATAATTAGAgggtcaaattgaaaaaaaatgaattaattttacaaTGAAAAATGTAAATGATCATCATTTTGAGTCTATTTGTTTTGTTActaaatttcattcattttaaaatagagaaaatatgatttaaatAGGGGCAGACCTACATAAGGATTGATGTGACTATAATAACAccgaaattttttgaaaaaagatggacactattataaaaaaaatagtgaccAAAGTTTCGGTCGCTAAAGCATAAAAGTTGATCACTAACTTGATTAACGATGAATATAATGACAAAAAACAGTCTATAACTTTATTATAGGAAACGGTCTTTAACTTCATTATTGACAAAAAAGTGACTGGAATTTtggtataaaatattaaaacaagaTTTTGCCAATGGAGTTGTATGCCATAAAGATTGATAGACACCCTTAATGTGTACACCCTTTGTATTactcttaaaaatttcaaataaccaaatatatggtgtctgtgaccacattttttcagttgcgtgaccactatttaAATGCTGAAAAATGCGGTCACGCAACTAAAATGtacgtgaccactatttttccacttagttaaccaaataaattctggaaaatatagTGGTCACGTAACTAgaaaaatgtggtcacacagaccatatatttgattaactAATCTTTTTTAGAGTGATACAAACGAatgtacacattttttttttttgaaaactcggtatccgatccaagaatcgactaatccgaggggaccaatcccaccgcccacttgcggggccccgtttaaagacagagcaagctctgtatggacttagcccaccgaaattggcaccagagggaatcgaacctgagacctctgaGGAGCAAACtgcaagatcccaagccaaccactaggccaaccccaaatgggttaaaTGAATGTACACATTAAAGATGTCTATCTATCATTCCTCTctaaaaagatatatattaagtcaaaagtggccttAAAACCAACATGGATGTTCAAAAACTAGATAATTTGCATGCATGTTGATTTGGTATATGCATTTTTGTgtaatagatatttttttgggttgatcggtatatataaattatttctaaataaTCATTTGTTGTGTGTTAGTAAGttattatattagttttttttgaaagggttatatttatttaagttGTTTGTTTTACATCATATTGAATATTATTGGTATTTATCTTCGAATCATGTTACATGCAATTAAATAGTAAATGATATTGATCTGGCAAAAGGTACAAATACAAGACATGTTACTATTGTTTTTctcttgtaaaaataaattgaatgatTTTCTCTTGTGCCCTTTTCATCACATTGCTTCTAATTTTATCACAATTATATTCTTCTCTACACCATTAGACAAAATTGAGCAAGGAGATACAAATACTAAAAAATGAGATAATAAAGCTTGTCGATGCAAAAATTATTATCCTAGGTCATTgcttacattaaaaaaatttttttttttaagaagctagcTCCACTCTTTCTATAGATGACAACAAtggaacaaaaaaaacataatccaaaGATCAAATCCTTATAATTacctttataaaaaatttagaacaCAAAGATCAAATCCTCCATcgaaatagttaaaaaaaataaaaaatttgcatCAAAGAAAAGGACATTCTATTTGGAGAAGTGACAACAGAAAATTTCTCACCAAATGCatcacataaaataaataattctaaGAAAGTTACTCactattttgagagaggtaacAAGATATCACATAATTTGATGTCATGATGGgtcttgtatatatttttgtaattaattttattgaaatttctaACGTCGAGTTTATTCGAAGgtaaaaaaatgagaatcaCATCTTTAACTAACTCTCATATCTTTATTAGTGTAGTGTCATGTATTACCGATTTGATATCTAATTAAATGTTATAAGCTCATGTTCCTCTAAAAAAGAGTTAAAGCGTTATCACATCCCACGTTTTGAATGAAagaatcttttttctttttcttttttgctactATGTTTTACTTCTCTTGATTTTGTCTTtaactttttctcttttgaacGTTTTGATATCCTAATGTAATTGCCTCATTGAGTCATTGTTTGTATGTGTCATGAATGAGTACAAAACatataaaactaataaaaaaaagcattaatagagttaaaaaaaaagcttGCAAATAAATcgtaaatttttttctttatttcattgATATCTAAAACCCAAGAAATGACTTCAAATCCCTTTCACACAACAAggctataaaatataaatgttttaacaaaacataaaccCTAGCTAGAGGATTCTAATAATTTTGTGTTTGTGTAGGCATGTGATTTTGTTCacacttatttataaaaatatattatttttttcttcttctaacaaGGCTTTCCTACTACACAATTTAGGGCACCAGCATTCCTTGTTAGTCTACTAACATGAGATCCATCTCTTGGTTGCATCATATATGCTTTTTTGAATGGTTTCCTATTAATAGGTGCACCAGATGGAACAAATTTAGCACCATTCATGAATACATCCAATTCTGAACTCCATTGCCAATTCTTCCATACATCAGGTGGAGCATAATCTCTATGTGTGACTTCCTTTGCAGCACCATTGTCTGGAGCAATGAAACGATTTCCTTGGCTAAGAATTGTTGGTGATGAGCTTCCACCAATTGCATACATTATCCAATGAGTATAGTCATTGTTCAAAACATGAACAAAACCATATCTGCACCTTGGCATTCTTTGAATCAATCCTTGTCCAAAGTGGTTGAATGCTACTGTTATTTGCATAAGCTTGTCACCAGTGTATGAATCACTAGCTCCAAATAACATAACCTGCAATCAGAGACGGACCCATAAATTTTAAGTAATGTAGGCCATGTATATACATTTTGCAGAAAttaaa belongs to Medicago truncatula cultivar Jemalong A17 chromosome 6, MtrunA17r5.0-ANR, whole genome shotgun sequence and includes:
- the LOC112422449 gene encoding uncharacterized protein; translated protein: MVYASMVFAPMVYASMVFAPMVFASMVFAPMVSASMVFALMVYAPMVSASLVFALMVSASLVFALTVSASMVFAPMVAASMVFALMVSASMVFATMVFSSMVAASMVFALMVSSSMVFAPLVAASMVFAPMVSASMVFAPMVAASMVFAPMVSRHCQNGDEHDSDVHEEVEYKQKVQVYVLLQLEL